A single genomic interval of Lacrimispora sphenoides JCM 1415 harbors:
- a CDS encoding ABC-F family ATP-binding cassette domain-containing protein — MISAHNVTLRLGKKALFEEVNIKFTEGNCYGMIGANGAGKSTFLKILSGELEPTNGDIVITPGQRLSFLKQDHFKYDGFQVLDTVIMGNARLYEIMKEKDAIYMKEDFTDEDGIKAADLEGEFATMNGWEAESDAANLLNGLGIDTDLHYKYMSELNGAEKVKVLLAQALFGNPDILLLDEPTNHLDLDAIAWLEEFLINFENTVIVVSHDRYFLNKVCTHIADIDYSKIQLYAGNYDFWYESSQLMVKQMKEANRKKEEKIKELQEFIQRFSANASKSKQATSRKRALEKIELDDIKPSSRKYPYIDFRPAREIGNEVITVNNLSKTIDGVKVLDNISFTLTREDKVALVGPNEMAKTILFKILAGEMEPDEGEYKWGLTTSQCYFPKDNTAEFANDDTIVDWLTQYSPEKEATYVRGFLGRMLFAGEDGVKKVRVLSGGEKVRCMLSKLMISGANVLMLDEPTDHLDMESITALNNGLVKFQGVLIFSSRDHQIVETTANRIMEIVNGQLIDKITTYDEYLASDEMARKRQVFTLSEEQVEENE, encoded by the coding sequence ATGATCAGTGCACATAACGTAACATTAAGACTCGGGAAAAAAGCATTGTTTGAAGAGGTGAACATAAAGTTTACTGAAGGCAACTGCTACGGGATGATTGGCGCCAATGGCGCGGGAAAATCCACTTTCCTTAAAATACTTTCCGGTGAATTGGAGCCGACAAACGGCGATATCGTCATAACGCCGGGACAGAGACTTTCCTTCTTAAAACAGGACCACTTTAAATATGACGGCTTCCAGGTGCTTGACACTGTTATTATGGGAAATGCCAGGCTTTATGAGATCATGAAAGAAAAAGATGCCATCTACATGAAAGAAGATTTCACCGATGAAGACGGTATCAAGGCAGCGGACTTAGAAGGTGAATTCGCTACCATGAACGGCTGGGAGGCAGAATCCGATGCGGCAAACCTCTTAAACGGCCTGGGAATCGATACAGATCTTCACTACAAATATATGAGTGAATTAAACGGTGCTGAAAAGGTTAAGGTGCTTCTTGCCCAGGCTCTGTTCGGAAACCCGGACATCCTGCTTCTTGATGAGCCTACCAACCATTTGGATCTGGATGCCATTGCATGGCTTGAGGAATTCCTTATTAACTTTGAAAATACGGTAATCGTGGTTTCCCATGACCGTTACTTCTTAAATAAAGTCTGCACCCATATCGCAGATATTGATTACAGTAAAATCCAGCTTTATGCTGGTAACTACGACTTCTGGTATGAGTCCAGCCAGCTGATGGTAAAGCAGATGAAGGAAGCCAACCGGAAAAAGGAAGAAAAGATCAAGGAGCTGCAGGAATTTATCCAGCGTTTCTCCGCCAATGCTTCCAAATCCAAGCAGGCGACTTCCAGAAAGCGTGCGTTGGAGAAAATCGAACTGGATGACATCAAACCTTCCAGCCGTAAATATCCATACATTGATTTCCGTCCGGCCCGTGAAATCGGCAATGAGGTTATAACTGTTAATAATTTATCAAAGACCATTGACGGAGTAAAGGTTTTAGACAATATCTCCTTTACCTTAACCCGTGAGGATAAGGTGGCTCTGGTGGGACCCAATGAGATGGCAAAGACCATTCTCTTCAAGATTCTTGCTGGGGAAATGGAGCCTGATGAGGGAGAGTACAAATGGGGCCTTACCACCAGCCAGTGCTATTTCCCGAAGGACAACACAGCGGAGTTTGCTAACGATGATACCATCGTTGACTGGCTGACCCAGTATTCTCCGGAAAAGGAAGCCACTTATGTGCGCGGATTCCTTGGCCGTATGCTGTTTGCCGGAGAGGATGGCGTAAAAAAGGTACGGGTATTGTCCGGTGGAGAAAAGGTGCGCTGCATGCTTTCCAAGCTGATGATTTCCGGTGCTAACGTGCTGATGCTTGACGAGCCTACGGACCATTTGGATATGGAGTCTATCACGGCACTCAATAATGGTCTGGTAAAATTCCAGGGAGTTCTGATTTTTTCCTCCCGTGACCACCAGATCGTTGAGACAACGGCTAACCGTATTATGGAGATCGTAAACGGACAGCTGATCGATAAGATCACCACCTATGACGAGTATCTGGCAAGTGATGAAATGGCTCGTAAGAGACAGGTATTTACCTTGTCAGAAGAACAAGTTGAAGAAAACGAATAA
- a CDS encoding amino acid ABC transporter ATP-binding protein produces the protein MYLLEMNHVKKAFDGQGVLRDISLSVKEGEIVSIIGPSGSGKSTLLRCATMLEEMDGGELNYLGEKAAWNGPDGKAIYAKGERRKEIQKNYGLVFQNFHLFPHMTVLKNITDAPVHVQKRDKEEVFSEAMKLLKKMGLEDKAEAYPCQLSGGQCQRVAIARALALNPRILFFDEPTSALDPELTGEVLKVIKSLADMHITMVIVTHEMAFARDISDRIIFMADGVIVEEGTPEEVFSSSNERTQSFLGRYGEG, from the coding sequence ATGTACTTACTGGAAATGAACCATGTAAAAAAAGCGTTTGATGGCCAGGGCGTGCTTCGGGATATTTCCCTGTCGGTAAAGGAAGGCGAGATCGTTTCCATCATCGGTCCCTCCGGTTCGGGAAAGTCCACCCTGCTTCGGTGCGCTACCATGCTGGAAGAGATGGATGGGGGAGAACTTAATTATCTGGGAGAAAAGGCTGCATGGAACGGACCCGACGGAAAGGCCATCTATGCCAAAGGGGAAAGACGAAAGGAAATCCAGAAGAATTACGGCCTGGTATTCCAGAACTTTCATTTATTTCCCCATATGACGGTTTTAAAAAACATTACCGATGCGCCGGTTCATGTGCAGAAACGGGATAAGGAAGAGGTTTTTTCCGAGGCCATGAAGCTTCTTAAAAAGATGGGACTGGAGGATAAGGCAGAAGCATATCCCTGCCAGCTTTCCGGAGGGCAGTGCCAGCGGGTAGCCATAGCAAGGGCACTTGCCCTCAATCCCAGGATCCTGTTTTTTGATGAACCGACTTCCGCTCTGGATCCGGAGCTTACGGGAGAGGTATTAAAGGTCATTAAATCCCTTGCAGACATGCATATCACCATGGTCATAGTGACTCATGAGATGGCCTTTGCCAGGGATATCTCAGACAGGATCATCTTTATGGCTGACGGCGTGATCGTAGAGGAAGGAACTCCGGAAGAGGTATTTTCCTCCAGCAATGAGCGGACCCAGAGCTTCCTTGGAAGGTATGGAGAGGGTTGA
- a CDS encoding amino acid ABC transporter permease, translating to MALTKIFLQLAGGMWVSIQIFVVTLVFSLPLGLLVSFGRMSKNPVIQAIVKFYISVMRGTPLMLQLMVVYFGPYYLFGIKVGNGYRLWAAFIGFVINYAAYFAEIYRSGIQSMPVGQYEAAKLLGYTKAQTFFRIIFPQVVKRILPSVTNEVITLVKDTSLAFSISVLEMFAVAKALASSQTSLIPFVAAGLFYYIFNLIVAIGMEYIEKRLNYYQ from the coding sequence ATGGCTTTAACGAAGATATTTTTACAATTGGCAGGGGGAATGTGGGTCAGCATCCAGATATTTGTAGTGACGCTGGTCTTTTCTCTGCCCCTGGGACTTTTGGTATCCTTTGGAAGGATGTCTAAAAACCCTGTCATTCAGGCCATTGTTAAATTCTATATTTCAGTCATGAGGGGAACTCCATTGATGCTGCAGCTGATGGTGGTGTATTTCGGACCATACTATTTATTCGGTATAAAGGTCGGGAACGGGTACCGCCTCTGGGCTGCATTTATTGGCTTTGTCATCAACTACGCAGCGTATTTTGCGGAAATATACCGGAGCGGGATCCAATCCATGCCGGTGGGACAGTATGAAGCGGCAAAGCTATTAGGCTATACAAAGGCCCAGACCTTTTTCCGTATCATATTTCCCCAGGTGGTGAAGCGGATCCTGCCGTCTGTGACCAATGAGGTCATTACTCTGGTCAAGGACACCTCCCTGGCTTTTTCCATCAGCGTTTTAGAGATGTTTGCAGTTGCTAAGGCTCTGGCCTCATCCCAGACAAGCCTTATTCCTTTTGTGGCAGCAGGCCTGTTTTATTATATCTTTAACCTTATCGTGGCAATTGGGATGGAATACATAGAAAAGCGGTTGAACTATTATCAATAG
- a CDS encoding amino acid ABC transporter substrate-binding protein: MKKGIIIAAVLGAAVLLGGCSGQKSEVTASASSDTTAATAKETGKESESGADTFTVGFDQDFPPMGFVGDNGEYTGFDLELAQEVANRLGRKFVPQPIAWDAKDMELEAGNIDCIWNGFTITGREDGYTWTKPYMENSQVFVVGKDSGIKTLADLSGKIVEVQADSSAEKALQADGKLAETFGTLQTTPDYNTAFMDLEMGAVDAIAMDVIVAGYQIEQRKADFIILDEALAAEEYGVGFKKGNDTLRDQVQEQLEAMAADGTLKKISEKWFGKDVTTVK, from the coding sequence ATGAAAAAAGGAATTATAATAGCAGCAGTGTTAGGAGCGGCAGTCCTGCTTGGCGGCTGTTCCGGGCAAAAGAGCGAAGTTACGGCTTCTGCGTCTTCCGATACCACTGCAGCAACAGCAAAAGAGACTGGAAAAGAATCAGAATCAGGCGCTGATACATTTACCGTTGGATTTGACCAGGATTTCCCTCCGATGGGTTTTGTCGGAGACAATGGAGAATATACTGGCTTTGACTTAGAACTGGCACAGGAGGTTGCAAACCGCCTTGGCAGGAAATTTGTTCCCCAGCCCATTGCCTGGGATGCCAAGGATATGGAGCTGGAGGCAGGAAATATTGACTGCATCTGGAATGGCTTTACCATTACAGGCCGTGAAGACGGCTATACCTGGACAAAGCCCTATATGGAAAACAGCCAGGTGTTTGTAGTGGGTAAGGACTCCGGCATTAAGACCTTAGCTGACTTATCAGGAAAGATCGTTGAGGTTCAGGCGGATTCCTCTGCGGAAAAGGCACTGCAGGCGGATGGAAAGCTGGCCGAAACCTTTGGAACCCTTCAGACAACACCGGATTACAACACCGCATTTATGGACCTGGAGATGGGGGCCGTGGATGCCATTGCAATGGATGTGATTGTGGCAGGATACCAGATCGAGCAGAGGAAGGCGGATTTTATTATACTGGATGAGGCCCTTGCTGCTGAAGAATACGGCGTTGGATTTAAGAAAGGCAATGACACCTTAAGAGATCAGGTCCAGGAACAGTTAGAGGCCATGGCAGCTGACGGGACCCTTAAAAAGATCTCAGAAAAATGGTTTGGCAAGGATGTAACCACAGTTAAATAA
- a CDS encoding dihydroorotase yields the protein MIWIKNAHVVDPGNQVEGTMDICIADGKIVGMGEQLKMDALPVSKEDVVIDASGFIVAPGFVDVHVHFRDPGLTYKEDIQTGARAAAKGGFTAVVCMANTRPPVDNVETLQYVMREGKKTGIHVLQAAAVSKGLLGRELTDMEELKNQGAVGFTDDGIPLLDEKLVKEAMERAVKLNVPLSFHEEDPAFIVNNGINHGKVSEQLGIFGSPALAEDCLVARDCMIALHTGAAVDIQHISSAASVKMVKLAKELGAKVYAEVTPHHFTLTEEAVLKHGTLAKMNPPLRTEEDRKAIIQGLKDGSIDIIATDHAPHSAEEKSKELTEAPSGIIGLETALGLGVTNLVRPGHLTMMELMEKMSLNPSMLYRLDFGCIKEECAADLVIFDPNEEWTVGEYASKSSNSPFTGERLFGKVKYTICGGRIVYQDEKD from the coding sequence ATGATATGGATTAAAAATGCTCATGTAGTCGACCCTGGGAATCAGGTGGAAGGAACTATGGATATCTGCATTGCAGATGGGAAGATTGTCGGTATGGGAGAACAGCTTAAGATGGATGCCCTTCCCGTTTCAAAGGAGGATGTAGTAATCGATGCTTCCGGTTTTATCGTTGCCCCTGGGTTTGTAGATGTCCATGTTCATTTCCGGGATCCCGGTCTTACTTATAAAGAGGATATACAGACCGGAGCCAGAGCGGCGGCAAAAGGTGGGTTTACAGCAGTTGTTTGTATGGCAAATACAAGGCCTCCCGTAGATAATGTGGAAACCCTTCAGTATGTGATGAGGGAAGGGAAGAAAACAGGCATCCACGTGCTGCAGGCTGCAGCTGTATCGAAGGGACTTCTTGGCAGAGAGCTGACGGATATGGAGGAATTAAAAAACCAGGGGGCGGTGGGATTTACCGATGACGGGATTCCCCTCCTTGATGAGAAGCTGGTAAAAGAAGCTATGGAACGTGCGGTAAAGCTTAACGTTCCCTTGAGCTTTCACGAGGAAGATCCTGCTTTTATCGTAAACAATGGCATCAACCATGGCAAAGTATCCGAGCAGCTTGGAATTTTCGGTTCCCCGGCTTTGGCGGAGGACTGCCTGGTTGCCCGGGACTGTATGATTGCCCTTCACACCGGCGCGGCGGTAGATATCCAGCATATCAGTTCCGCCGCCTCCGTTAAGATGGTAAAGCTTGCAAAAGAGCTGGGGGCTAAAGTGTATGCGGAAGTGACACCCCATCATTTCACCCTGACAGAGGAAGCGGTATTAAAGCATGGGACCCTGGCAAAAATGAATCCTCCCCTTCGGACGGAAGAGGATCGTAAGGCCATAATTCAGGGTCTAAAGGACGGAAGTATTGATATCATTGCCACGGATCACGCTCCCCACAGTGCCGAGGAAAAGTCAAAGGAACTGACTGAGGCCCCAAGCGGGATCATCGGGCTTGAAACTGCGCTGGGGCTTGGTGTGACAAACTTAGTCCGGCCCGGACATCTGACCATGATGGAGCTGATGGAAAAGATGAGTCTAAATCCTTCGATGCTGTACCGGCTGGATTTTGGCTGCATAAAGGAGGAATGTGCTGCGGATCTGGTGATTTTTGACCCCAATGAGGAATGGACAGTAGGAGAATATGCCTCCAAGTCTTCCAATTCCCCGTTTACAGGAGAACGATTGTTTGGAAAGGTGAAATATACCATCTGCGGCGGACGGATCGTTTATCAGGATGAAAAAGACTGA
- a CDS encoding threonine/serine exporter family protein, with protein sequence MSVFMEAAAAVVGTVAFSLLFGVPARFYPYCGLIGGAGWLVYGGLMNGLTAPSAALAATIVVIFLSRTFAVRERCPVTIFLISGIFPLVPGAGIYWTAYYIVTDELALAVRTGFLACKVAVAIVLGIVFVFELPQKFFTFAAKKQEEVDDR encoded by the coding sequence ATGAGTGTGTTTATGGAAGCCGCCGCTGCGGTTGTTGGTACGGTTGCTTTTTCCCTTTTGTTTGGGGTTCCCGCCAGGTTTTATCCATACTGTGGGCTGATCGGAGGAGCAGGCTGGCTGGTCTATGGGGGGCTCATGAATGGACTGACGGCTCCGTCGGCCGCTTTGGCGGCCACCATTGTGGTGATTTTTCTTTCCAGGACTTTTGCTGTAAGGGAACGATGTCCTGTCACTATATTTTTAATATCCGGTATTTTTCCCCTGGTGCCCGGGGCGGGAATATACTGGACGGCTTATTATATTGTGACGGATGAACTGGCGCTGGCAGTTCGGACCGGTTTTCTTGCATGTAAGGTGGCGGTTGCCATTGTACTTGGCATTGTATTTGTATTTGAGCTGCCCCAGAAATTTTTTACATTTGCTGCAAAGAAACAGGAGGAAGTGGACGATAGATAA